In a genomic window of Lacrimispora sp. BS-2:
- a CDS encoding MarR family transcriptional regulator has translation MAKTELKILIGLHRAVNYIDRQSTKIFSEYNLTMGQFAVLEALYHKGDMTVGQVQEKILSSSGTIPLIINNLEKRGYLIRKADSKDKRRCILHITAQGQELIGQVYPRNEARIIELMAHWTDEEKEQLAVLLKKFGDEINGEKD, from the coding sequence ATGGCAAAAACAGAGTTAAAAATCCTAATCGGCCTCCATCGGGCCGTAAACTACATTGACCGCCAATCAACCAAGATTTTTTCAGAGTATAACCTGACCATGGGCCAATTTGCTGTATTAGAAGCATTGTACCACAAAGGGGACATGACCGTTGGCCAGGTTCAGGAAAAAATACTAAGTTCCAGCGGTACCATTCCTCTTATTATAAATAACCTTGAAAAAAGAGGGTATCTTATAAGGAAAGCAGACAGCAAGGATAAGAGGCGGTGCATTCTCCATATCACAGCTCAGGGACAGGAATTGATTGGACAGGTTTATCCAAGAAATGAAGCCAGAATTATCGAGTTAATGGCTCATTGGACTGATGAAGAAAAAGAACAGTTAGCAGTTTTATTAAAAAAGTTTGGAGATGAGATTAATGGAGAGAAAGATTAA
- a CDS encoding pirin family protein: MERKIKRQVRGFRTQDGAGVNLVRVLGHETMEEYDPILMLDSFDSTNPDDYAAGFPMHPHRGIETISYVYRGQMVHRDSLGNEDSISDGEVQWMTAGSGILHEEKLPASERMLGVQLWLNLPSRHKMTAPSYHSIKNAEIEEIDLKNGKLRLLAGQYKDRKGYMGRYLPLDYYDIHLDPNASIVIDTEPDRSVMLFTLSGEVSVGGELVREKTAAKLTSGDKVEIKSAEKNAQVLFISSTPLGEPIAWGGPIVMNTKAELQKAFADLDQGTFLQKKMSYDNE, translated from the coding sequence ATGGAGAGAAAGATTAAAAGACAGGTGAGAGGTTTTAGAACCCAGGACGGTGCCGGCGTAAACCTGGTCAGGGTATTAGGACATGAAACAATGGAGGAATACGACCCCATACTGATGCTGGATTCCTTTGACAGCACAAATCCCGATGATTACGCGGCCGGATTCCCTATGCACCCTCATCGGGGCATTGAAACCATCAGTTATGTATACCGCGGGCAGATGGTCCACAGGGACAGCTTAGGAAATGAAGATTCTATTTCCGATGGAGAGGTCCAGTGGATGACAGCAGGTTCCGGCATCCTGCATGAAGAGAAATTACCCGCATCAGAACGAATGCTTGGAGTGCAGCTGTGGCTGAATTTACCATCAAGGCATAAAATGACCGCTCCTTCCTACCACAGCATCAAAAATGCTGAAATTGAAGAGATTGATCTTAAAAATGGAAAGCTCAGGCTCCTTGCCGGGCAATACAAGGACAGAAAGGGATACATGGGCAGATATCTACCTCTTGATTACTACGATATCCATCTTGATCCCAATGCGTCCATTGTCATAGATACAGAGCCAGACCGCTCGGTCATGCTTTTCACCCTGTCAGGAGAGGTTTCAGTCGGCGGCGAACTGGTAAGAGAGAAGACAGCGGCAAAGCTTACCTCTGGAGACAAGGTAGAGATAAAAAGCGCTGAGAAGAATGCCCAGGTATTATTTATAAGTTCAACGCCTCTTGGAGAGCCTATAGCCTGGGGCGGACCTATTGTAATGAATACGAAAGCTGAGTTACAAAAAGCTTTTGCGGACCTGGATCAGGGTACTTTCTTGCAAAAGAAAATGTCATATGATAACGAATAA
- a CDS encoding nitroreductase family protein produces MGIIESLEKRRSYYSINKELPVNTGEVIKRIEKLTELVPDAFNMKSSRIVVALGEKQDLLWDSIYDVFEGKVPREKIDSFKAGAGTILYFYDQEVVKGLQGQFPLYADNFPAWAMQASAMLQISIWSGLRELGIGASLQHYNPVIDQKIHELFNVPESYLLIAQMPFGGIVKEPDSKDKEDISKRVRIER; encoded by the coding sequence ATGGGCATTATTGAATCATTAGAAAAGCGAAGAAGCTATTACAGCATTAATAAAGAACTTCCCGTTAATACCGGCGAAGTCATTAAGCGGATTGAAAAATTAACAGAACTGGTACCTGATGCTTTTAATATGAAAAGCTCCCGCATTGTTGTAGCTTTAGGAGAAAAGCAGGACTTATTATGGGACTCTATTTACGATGTTTTTGAGGGTAAGGTTCCAAGAGAAAAGATTGACAGCTTTAAAGCCGGTGCAGGAACCATCCTTTATTTCTACGATCAGGAGGTCGTAAAAGGCTTGCAGGGACAGTTCCCACTGTATGCGGACAATTTCCCGGCCTGGGCTATGCAGGCCAGTGCAATGCTTCAAATCAGCATCTGGAGCGGGCTGCGGGAATTAGGGATCGGTGCTTCCTTACAGCATTATAACCCGGTTATAGACCAGAAGATCCATGAATTGTTTAATGTACCGGAAAGCTATCTGCTGATCGCCCAAATGCCTTTCGGAGGGATTGTAAAGGAGCCTGATTCAAAAGATAAGGAAGACATTTCCAAACGGGTCCGGATTGAAAGATAA
- a CDS encoding cell wall-binding protein, whose product MKKHLKLMAVLSAAGVLTVAAPELGLISTAATAYAKVIGWVEENGSWKFYEDNDSYVTDAWKKRGEDWYYLNEDGNVATNAQIDEYYVDENGIRVSDKWISMYNENFWDAADAPEFLWHYYGKNGKEVVSKWQKINDNSYYFNDQGEMQTGKIEIEGGIYYLGEENDGVMKTGWIKLENDSDDLDETHSWYYFDKSGRMVENQVDRKIDGNYYTFVSGIMQTGWYKLPVTATESEATADAATAAGYQYYDPDNGARVNGWKEIEGIAGLSEEGETYTFYFKNGAPFCAANGLELFTIDSKKYAFNTKGEMQTGLKVVNLEDGGIANFYFGTDGAMATGKQTIYNEDLDEDQVWFFQAEGTNKGQGVHGVRDNILYEYGLRKEADADLKVAPISFDGKQYLVNASGSLQKATSSSKSATKPELGAGYKDYKDSNDKVWVVDVNGIIQ is encoded by the coding sequence ATGAAAAAGCATTTAAAATTGATGGCTGTATTATCCGCTGCGGGTGTTTTAACCGTAGCAGCTCCAGAGCTGGGCTTAATCAGCACAGCAGCCACCGCCTATGCGAAGGTAATCGGCTGGGTTGAGGAAAACGGAAGCTGGAAATTTTATGAAGATAATGACAGTTACGTAACCGATGCCTGGAAAAAGCGCGGCGAAGACTGGTACTACTTAAACGAAGACGGCAATGTAGCCACTAATGCACAAATCGATGAATATTACGTAGACGAAAATGGGATAAGGGTTTCTGACAAATGGATTTCCATGTACAATGAAAACTTCTGGGACGCAGCTGATGCTCCTGAGTTTTTATGGCACTACTATGGAAAAAACGGTAAGGAAGTTGTTTCCAAATGGCAGAAAATCAACGATAATTCATACTACTTCAACGACCAGGGTGAAATGCAGACCGGTAAAATCGAAATTGAAGGAGGTATTTATTATTTAGGAGAAGAGAATGACGGCGTTATGAAGACAGGCTGGATTAAGCTTGAGAATGACTCCGACGATCTTGACGAAACCCACTCCTGGTACTATTTTGATAAGAGCGGCCGTATGGTGGAAAACCAGGTCGACAGAAAGATCGATGGAAACTATTATACCTTTGTAAGCGGAATCATGCAGACCGGTTGGTACAAGCTTCCTGTTACTGCAACCGAATCCGAAGCAACTGCCGATGCAGCTACAGCAGCTGGATACCAGTATTATGATCCAGATAACGGTGCACGGGTTAACGGTTGGAAGGAAATCGAAGGTATTGCAGGACTCAGCGAAGAGGGAGAGACTTATACATTCTACTTCAAGAATGGCGCTCCTTTCTGTGCAGCAAATGGTCTTGAATTATTCACCATTGATTCCAAAAAATATGCGTTTAATACAAAGGGAGAAATGCAGACCGGACTGAAAGTCGTGAACTTAGAAGACGGCGGAATTGCCAATTTCTATTTTGGAACAGACGGCGCTATGGCTACCGGAAAGCAGACGATCTACAACGAGGATCTTGATGAAGACCAGGTATGGTTCTTCCAGGCAGAAGGTACTAACAAAGGACAGGGAGTTCACGGTGTCCGTGACAACATCCTGTATGAATATGGTTTAAGAAAAGAAGCTGATGCCGACTTAAAGGTTGCTCCTATTTCCTTTGATGGCAAGCAGTATCTTGTAAATGCCAGCGGTTCCCTCCAGAAAGCAACTTCCTCTTCCAAATCAGCTACAAAGCCAGAGCTTGGAGCAGGATATAAGGATTATAAGGATTCCAATGACAAAGTATGGGTTGTCGATGTAAACGGCATTATCCAGTAA
- a CDS encoding thiamine pyrophosphate-binding protein — translation MRMKVSNYISQKLVDSGITQVFTVTGGGAMHLNDALGHQEGMHCLYNHHEQACAIAAESYARIEGRIAAVCVTTGPGGTNAITGVLGGYLDSIPMLILSGQVRYDTTARWSEVGIRAMGDQEFDITKAIDCMTKYSEMVIDPMRIRYTLEKAIYLALSGRPGPTWLDIPLNVQGAYIETDDLIGFSAKNYEQGGDGWTCENEAKIKEDEAGSGEKRQVLPPKVTSDVARTILDKIKSSSRPVINAGNGIRIGQAHEVFMRVAEKLGIPVVTGWNSQDCIEDEHPLYTGRGGGMGDRAGNFAIQNSDLVLSLGSRLSIRQVGYNYTTWARDAYVIVNDIDPEELKKPSVHADMRVHADVKGLLTALEKLLDSEYQSSPQHPLFSGGKGLNNMTWNETCRMWKETYPVVLPKHYSNGDNEEANVYAFINKLSSRVPENRVTVVGNGSACVVGGHAYIIKKEQRFISNSAVASMGYDLPAAIGACMAEHGKDIILVTGDGSIQMNLQELQTIIHHRMPIKIFLINNGGYHSIRQTQKNFFGEPLVGIGVDSQDLSFPDMEKLSAAYGYPYVRACHNSQLEHAVETALSTEGPVICEVFVSKDQNFEPKSSAKRLPDGTLTSPPLEDLSPFLSDEEMDRNMIISRIR, via the coding sequence ATGAGAATGAAAGTATCCAACTACATCTCCCAAAAGCTGGTAGATTCCGGGATTACACAGGTATTTACGGTTACCGGCGGCGGAGCCATGCATTTAAACGACGCTTTAGGGCATCAGGAGGGAATGCACTGCTTATATAACCATCACGAGCAGGCATGTGCCATTGCTGCAGAATCCTATGCCAGAATAGAAGGCCGCATAGCGGCTGTCTGCGTGACCACAGGCCCTGGCGGGACCAATGCCATTACCGGAGTGCTTGGAGGTTATCTGGATTCGATTCCCATGTTAATTTTATCAGGCCAGGTGCGCTATGACACAACGGCCAGATGGTCGGAAGTCGGGATCAGAGCCATGGGAGACCAGGAGTTTGATATAACAAAGGCTATTGACTGTATGACAAAATACAGCGAGATGGTAATTGACCCCATGAGGATCCGTTACACTCTGGAAAAAGCCATTTACCTTGCCTTATCCGGCCGCCCCGGCCCCACCTGGCTGGACATCCCGTTAAACGTCCAGGGCGCCTATATTGAAACAGATGACTTGATCGGTTTTTCAGCGAAAAATTATGAGCAGGGCGGAGACGGCTGGACTTGTGAAAACGAAGCGAAAATAAAAGAAGACGAAGCAGGCTCCGGCGAAAAACGCCAGGTCCTTCCCCCCAAGGTAACGTCAGATGTTGCCCGCACCATTTTAGATAAAATAAAATCCTCTTCCAGACCGGTAATTAATGCAGGCAACGGAATCCGTATCGGACAAGCCCATGAGGTATTCATGCGGGTAGCAGAAAAGCTGGGAATCCCCGTTGTGACAGGATGGAACAGCCAGGACTGCATAGAAGACGAACACCCTCTATATACAGGGCGTGGCGGCGGAATGGGAGACCGTGCAGGAAACTTTGCCATTCAAAACAGCGATCTGGTTCTTTCCCTCGGAAGCCGCTTAAGCATCCGGCAGGTAGGGTACAATTATACGACTTGGGCCAGGGATGCCTATGTGATCGTCAATGATATCGATCCTGAGGAGCTGAAGAAGCCTTCCGTTCATGCCGACATGAGAGTCCATGCCGATGTCAAAGGTTTGCTGACAGCTTTGGAAAAGCTTCTGGATTCAGAATACCAGTCTTCTCCCCAACACCCTCTTTTTTCCGGCGGAAAAGGTCTTAACAACATGACCTGGAACGAGACCTGCCGGATGTGGAAGGAAACATATCCGGTCGTGCTTCCAAAGCATTACAGCAATGGAGACAATGAGGAAGCCAATGTTTACGCATTCATTAACAAACTGAGCAGCCGGGTTCCTGAAAACAGGGTCACTGTAGTAGGAAACGGTTCAGCCTGTGTTGTTGGAGGACATGCCTATATTATTAAGAAGGAGCAGCGGTTCATATCCAACTCAGCAGTTGCCTCCATGGGCTATGATCTCCCAGCCGCTATTGGAGCCTGTATGGCGGAACATGGAAAAGACATAATTCTGGTTACAGGTGACGGAAGCATTCAGATGAACTTACAGGAGCTTCAGACCATCATTCATCACCGTATGCCAATTAAGATATTTCTTATTAATAATGGAGGATACCATTCCATCCGCCAGACCCAGAAGAATTTCTTTGGGGAGCCGCTGGTGGGAATCGGAGTGGACAGCCAGGACTTAAGCTTTCCTGACATGGAAAAGCTTTCAGCAGCCTATGGCTATCCTTATGTTCGTGCATGCCATAACAGCCAGCTGGAGCATGCTGTTGAAACGGCACTGTCCACGGAGGGACCGGTGATCTGTGAGGTATTTGTAAGCAAGGATCAGAATTTTGAACCAAAGTCCTCTGCCAAGCGCCTGCCGGACGGAACCCTTACTTCCCCGCCGCTAGAGGATCTGTCCCCATTTCTTTCCGATGAAGAGATGGACCGGAATATGATCATCTCTAGAATCAGGTAA
- a CDS encoding NAD(P)-dependent oxidoreductase: MNVVVTGATSFLGRALVDRLLLEKNQVFAVVRPGSKNMGSLINEREGLIRIERNLEELHELSQLIHEPCQAFYHFGWDGSGSENRMKREVQQKNVEDSLKALEGARRLGCKRFLFSGSQAEYGIHREAMTEETECKPVSEYGRAKLEFSEKAKSLTENWRKTGISEMEYIHTRIFSVYGPGDHPWSLVESCLRAFGRGEYISLGECTQIWNFLYLDDCIRALILLMEQEKESVSGIYNVAGPEGENRPLREYIRTMYEDLGFHGSYSYGRRAPNAEGPANLIPDIKKLEKATGWQPLVNFQEGIRRTYQAAAISD, from the coding sequence TTGAACGTTGTTGTAACAGGGGCCACCAGTTTTCTTGGAAGAGCATTGGTTGACCGGCTTTTATTAGAAAAAAACCAGGTATTTGCGGTGGTCCGTCCCGGTTCCAAGAATATGGGAAGCCTTATAAACGAGCGGGAGGGCCTCATACGGATCGAGCGGAACTTAGAAGAACTTCATGAGCTTTCCCAGTTAATCCATGAGCCATGCCAGGCATTTTACCATTTTGGCTGGGATGGATCAGGAAGTGAAAACCGGATGAAAAGGGAGGTTCAGCAAAAGAACGTGGAGGATTCCTTAAAGGCTTTGGAAGGAGCCAGACGTCTTGGCTGCAAGCGCTTCCTCTTCAGCGGTTCTCAGGCAGAATACGGAATTCACAGAGAGGCAATGACAGAAGAGACAGAATGCAAGCCTGTTTCCGAATATGGCAGGGCAAAACTGGAATTTTCAGAAAAGGCCAAGTCACTGACAGAGAACTGGAGAAAAACAGGGATATCAGAGATGGAATACATCCATACCAGAATATTCAGCGTGTACGGTCCAGGTGATCATCCCTGGTCCCTGGTGGAAAGCTGCCTTAGAGCATTTGGCAGGGGAGAGTACATTTCCCTGGGGGAGTGTACGCAAATATGGAATTTTTTATATCTTGACGATTGCATCCGGGCGCTGATACTTTTGATGGAACAGGAGAAAGAATCGGTTTCCGGAATTTATAATGTGGCAGGACCGGAAGGGGAAAACCGTCCTTTAAGGGAATACATCCGGACCATGTATGAGGACCTTGGTTTTCACGGAAGCTACAGCTACGGCAGAAGGGCGCCCAATGCAGAGGGACCGGCAAATCTTATTCCCGATATTAAAAAGCTGGAAAAAGCAACCGGATGGCAGCCGCTTGTGAATTTTCAGGAAGGAATCCGGCGGACTTATCAGGCGGCTGCCATATCCGATTGA
- a CDS encoding class I SAM-dependent methyltransferase codes for MRDRICIVCGRPLGEKPLMTLTDMPASAQDIPAREELEEEQGITLSLHQCQACGLVQFDCEPVAYYKDVIRSGGFTTTMVNLRKSQYRHFIDKYDLKGKKLIEAGCGQGEFLSVLSEFPVKAYGIENRESLVSLAREKGLTVWKQFAAEGEVLAADDGSAAGPYDGFLSFNFLEHQPDPVGMLRGIADNLSEEGVGLITVPSLEYILQYDGYYELIRDHLAYYTFDTLRYAVEMAGFQVLEEEMVNRDTLSVIVRKRKQSEGKPDDGRKGTPVDISGLVESLDTIGRELEELAGRLKDQGKSLAIWGASHQGFTLASTTVIGRFARYVIDSAPFKQGKYAPASHLPIVPPDHYHKDPVDAILIVAPGYTDEIAGIIQEKFGRNLEILALKSNHLERI; via the coding sequence ATGAGAGATAGGATTTGTATTGTATGCGGCAGGCCACTTGGGGAAAAGCCACTGATGACCCTTACGGATATGCCTGCTTCGGCTCAGGATATCCCGGCAAGAGAAGAACTGGAAGAGGAACAGGGAATCACCCTTTCTCTTCATCAGTGTCAGGCATGCGGTCTGGTGCAGTTTGATTGTGAACCTGTGGCATACTACAAGGACGTGATCCGTTCCGGCGGCTTTACCACCACCATGGTAAACTTAAGAAAGAGCCAGTACCGGCATTTTATTGATAAGTATGATCTGAAAGGAAAGAAGCTGATTGAGGCCGGATGCGGCCAGGGAGAATTTCTTTCTGTGCTGTCGGAGTTTCCGGTAAAGGCTTATGGAATCGAAAACAGGGAAAGTCTTGTCAGCCTTGCAAGGGAAAAGGGACTTACCGTCTGGAAGCAGTTTGCAGCAGAAGGAGAAGTCCTTGCAGCCGATGACGGCAGTGCAGCCGGCCCCTATGACGGGTTTCTGTCCTTTAATTTTCTGGAGCACCAGCCGGATCCGGTGGGAATGCTCCGCGGCATCGCGGACAACTTATCAGAAGAGGGAGTAGGCTTAATTACGGTTCCAAGCCTGGAATATATCCTGCAGTATGACGGGTATTATGAACTGATCCGGGACCATCTTGCCTATTATACCTTTGATACTCTGCGCTATGCGGTAGAAATGGCCGGGTTTCAGGTATTGGAGGAGGAAATGGTAAATCGGGATACTCTTTCTGTCATTGTGAGAAAAAGAAAGCAGTCAGAAGGAAAGCCGGATGACGGCAGAAAAGGGACTCCGGTGGACATATCAGGTCTTGTGGAAAGCCTGGATACCATTGGCAGGGAACTGGAAGAGCTGGCCGGCAGGCTTAAGGACCAGGGAAAGAGCCTGGCAATATGGGGAGCCAGCCACCAGGGCTTTACTCTGGCTTCTACAACGGTCATTGGCCGGTTTGCAAGATACGTGATTGATTCCGCACCCTTTAAGCAGGGAAAGTACGCCCCTGCCTCCCATCTTCCCATTGTACCACCGGATCATTACCATAAGGACCCGGTAGATGCCATTTTAATTGTGGCTCCTGGTTATACGGATGAGATAGCGGGAATCATACAGGAAAAATTTGGCCGGAATCTAGAGATTTTGGCGTTAAAATCCAATCATTTGGAAAGGATATAA
- a CDS encoding zinc-binding dehydrogenase, protein MKAFVLIEPGKVGWYDAPEPSITPYGAILRPIAVTPCSSDVHTVYGGGSRKAPNLILGHECVAEVLETGELVCDFKAGDLVAVPAITPDWRACGIQEGNFKHASAPFSGHQLGRTAPGVFAEKFLIPDADTTLAKIPEGISLEQALMCVDVVTTGFTGAEFADIKIGDTVVVLGIGPIGLMAVEGARHLGAARILAVGSRPICVELAREFGATEVLSYKDGNVTEQVMERTGGLGADSVIICGGGDEVFAQAVDMARYGIGTISNVNYYGGTGSLPFPKFSGGRGMAGKTIHTELAKGGRVRMERLLKMVQYGRINPEKLVTHHLYGLEQVETALQLMKEKPEDLIKVMVRIDWK, encoded by the coding sequence ATGAAAGCTTTTGTTTTGATCGAACCTGGCAAGGTCGGCTGGTATGATGCGCCGGAACCTTCCATAACTCCTTATGGAGCCATTCTCCGCCCCATCGCGGTGACCCCCTGCTCCTCTGATGTCCATACGGTATATGGGGGAGGCTCGCGGAAGGCTCCCAACCTGATTTTGGGACATGAATGCGTGGCGGAGGTCCTGGAGACCGGAGAACTGGTCTGCGACTTTAAAGCCGGAGATCTGGTGGCGGTTCCTGCCATCACGCCGGACTGGAGAGCCTGCGGAATCCAGGAAGGGAATTTTAAGCATGCGTCCGCCCCTTTTTCCGGTCATCAGCTTGGAAGGACGGCGCCGGGAGTATTTGCAGAGAAATTTTTAATTCCTGATGCAGATACCACTTTGGCGAAAATTCCGGAGGGAATCAGCCTGGAACAGGCCCTTATGTGCGTGGATGTAGTTACTACAGGCTTTACGGGAGCGGAATTTGCAGATATTAAAATCGGTGATACCGTAGTGGTCCTGGGGATCGGCCCCATTGGGCTTATGGCGGTTGAAGGAGCACGACATTTGGGGGCTGCAAGGATCCTGGCAGTTGGCAGCAGGCCCATTTGTGTGGAACTTGCCAGGGAGTTCGGAGCCACAGAGGTCTTAAGCTATAAGGATGGAAACGTGACGGAACAGGTCATGGAACGGACGGGAGGTCTTGGAGCCGACAGTGTTATCATATGCGGAGGCGGGGATGAGGTCTTTGCCCAGGCGGTAGATATGGCCAGGTACGGAATCGGAACCATATCCAATGTAAATTACTATGGCGGAACCGGAAGTCTGCCATTCCCCAAGTTTTCAGGAGGACGGGGCATGGCGGGAAAGACCATCCACACAGAGCTTGCAAAGGGCGGCAGAGTGAGAATGGAACGCCTCTTAAAAATGGTCCAGTATGGAAGGATCAATCCAGAGAAGCTGGTGACTCACCACCTTTATGGCCTGGAGCAGGTTGAGACAGCTCTGCAGCTTATGAAAGAAAAGCCGGAAGATCTGATTAAAGTGATGGTTCGGATAGATTGGAAGTGA
- a CDS encoding glycosyltransferase family 2 protein yields MKTISIVIPCYNEEENVNAMYQAIDNIFKTDLPDYSYELIFIDNDSKDRTREIIRDLCSQEKRVKGIFNAKNFGQFNSPYYAMLQSTGDCTILMAADFQDPVEMIPKYVKEWEKGYKIVIGIKKSSKENKIMYWLRSCYYKTIKRLSDVEQIEHFTGFGLYDQRFIKVLRELDDPTPFLRGIVAELGFRRKEIPYEQPKRRAGKTSNNFYRLYDAAMLSVTSYTKVGLRLATIFGSICSFASMMVALIYLVMKLVYWDRFPAGMAPLLIGMCFLGSVQIFFIGLVGEYVLSINARVMKRPLVIEEERINFTEKAEGSLDEEIFLMTASMENSDEI; encoded by the coding sequence ATGAAAACAATAAGCATCGTGATTCCCTGTTACAATGAGGAAGAAAATGTAAATGCCATGTACCAGGCGATTGACAATATATTTAAAACTGATTTGCCAGATTACTCCTATGAGCTGATTTTTATTGACAATGATTCTAAGGACCGTACCAGGGAAATTATCCGGGACTTATGTTCTCAGGAGAAAAGGGTAAAAGGGATTTTTAACGCCAAGAATTTCGGGCAGTTCAATTCCCCTTATTACGCCATGCTCCAGTCAACAGGAGACTGCACCATCCTTATGGCCGCGGATTTCCAGGACCCTGTAGAGATGATCCCAAAGTATGTAAAGGAATGGGAAAAGGGCTATAAGATCGTCATTGGGATCAAGAAATCCAGCAAAGAGAATAAGATCATGTACTGGCTGAGAAGCTGCTATTATAAGACCATTAAGAGGCTTTCCGATGTGGAGCAGATCGAGCATTTTACCGGCTTTGGCTTATACGACCAAAGGTTTATAAAGGTTCTTAGGGAGTTAGATGACCCTACGCCTTTCCTCCGCGGAATTGTGGCGGAGCTTGGCTTCCGGCGCAAGGAGATTCCGTATGAGCAGCCTAAAAGACGGGCAGGAAAGACAAGCAATAATTTTTACCGTCTGTATGACGCGGCCATGTTAAGTGTTACTTCTTACACCAAGGTAGGGCTTCGCCTTGCGACCATATTTGGGAGCATATGCTCCTTTGCTAGTATGATGGTAGCCCTTATTTATCTGGTCATGAAGCTGGTGTACTGGGACCGTTTTCCAGCCGGCATGGCTCCTCTATTGATCGGCATGTGTTTTCTTGGCTCCGTACAGATCTTTTTTATAGGACTTGTGGGAGAATATGTTCTGTCCATCAATGCCCGTGTTATGAAGCGGCCTCTTGTGATTGAAGAGGAGAGGATCAATTTTACAGAAAAAGCGGAAGGCAGTTTGGATGAAGAGATTTTTTTAATGACGGCATCCATGGAGAATAGCGATGAAATATAA